One window of Inquilinus sp. Marseille-Q2685 genomic DNA carries:
- a CDS encoding ABC transporter substrate-binding protein encodes MISRRFLGLAAVLLFAAGAASAADTQTIEDVAGRTVQIPAEAKRIILGEGRQIYLLAALDTEAPFQRVVGWRDDLEKADRDGYEIYRAKYPFIADLPRFGGAKEGTFDVEQALSLHPDVVVMNLESKLATDEGGLIDKLAAVGIPVVFIDFRERPFENAEKSIRILGRVIGREARAEELIAFRRAEIEKVTSRLASYTGPRPKVMIDRAGGYSDECCMSFGDENFGRMVEVAGGDNIAKELIPGTFGTLNPEQIVASKPDVVVVTGSNWTLYETAGAWVGVGPGADRDASRARLEALMKRPAFTTIPATQSGRVHAIWHQFYDSPYQFVAIQALAKWIHPDLFADLDPDATFRAFHERFLPVEYRPGYWVSLTPG; translated from the coding sequence ATGATCTCCCGGCGCTTCCTCGGCCTTGCCGCCGTCCTTCTGTTCGCCGCCGGCGCAGCGTCGGCGGCTGACACGCAGACGATCGAAGACGTTGCCGGCCGTACCGTGCAGATCCCGGCCGAGGCCAAGCGGATCATCCTGGGCGAGGGGCGGCAGATCTATCTGCTGGCGGCGCTCGACACCGAGGCGCCGTTCCAGCGCGTCGTCGGCTGGCGTGACGATCTCGAGAAGGCCGACCGCGACGGCTATGAGATCTACCGCGCGAAATACCCCTTCATCGCCGACCTGCCGCGCTTCGGCGGCGCGAAGGAGGGCACCTTCGACGTCGAGCAGGCGCTGTCGCTGCATCCCGACGTGGTGGTGATGAACCTCGAATCGAAGCTGGCGACCGACGAGGGCGGGCTGATCGACAAGCTGGCCGCCGTCGGCATCCCGGTGGTGTTCATCGACTTCCGCGAGAGACCCTTCGAGAATGCCGAGAAGAGCATCCGCATCCTCGGCCGGGTGATCGGGCGGGAGGCGCGGGCGGAGGAACTGATCGCCTTCCGCCGCGCCGAGATCGAGAAGGTGACGAGTCGGCTCGCATCCTACACCGGGCCGCGGCCGAAGGTGATGATCGACCGCGCCGGCGGCTATAGCGACGAATGCTGCATGTCCTTCGGCGACGAAAATTTCGGCCGGATGGTCGAGGTGGCCGGCGGCGACAACATCGCCAAGGAGCTGATCCCCGGCACCTTCGGCACGCTGAACCCGGAGCAGATCGTGGCGTCGAAGCCGGACGTGGTGGTCGTCACCGGCAGCAACTGGACCCTCTACGAGACCGCCGGCGCCTGGGTCGGCGTCGGCCCCGGCGCCGACCGCGACGCCAGCCGCGCCCGGCTGGAGGCGCTGATGAAGCGGCCGGCCTTCACCACCATCCCGGCGACGCAGAGCGGCCGGGTGCATGCCATCTGGCATCAGTTCTACGACAGCCCCTATCAATTCGTGGCGATCCAGGCGCTGGCCAAATGGATCCATCCCGACCTGTTCGCCGACCTCGACCCGGACGCCACCTTCCGCGCCTTCCACGAGCGCTTCCTGCCGGTCGAGTACCGGCCCGGCTACTGGGTCTCGCTGACTCCCGGCTGA
- a CDS encoding tripartite tricarboxylate transporter substrate binding protein BugD has product MKLCRRIGLGLLAATALAFALPTAAQDYPNRVITMVVPFAAGGPTDTVARLIAEPMSKTLGQQVIVENVGGAGGTIGASRVAKAEADGYTLLLHHIGQATSATLYRNLDYKPGEAFAGIGLVTDVPMTFVARGDFEAKSMQELVEYAKSHKDDVTIANAGVGSASHLCGMLFMDAIGTPLTTVAYKGTGPAMNDLLGGVFDFMCDQTTNTTSQIKGGKIKVYAVTTDKRVPSLPDVPTTTEAGLPNFRIGIWHGLYAPKGTPQPVIDKLEAALKQALQDPNVVARFADLGTEPVPLDQATPAALDAHLKAEIAKWQPVITAAGVYAD; this is encoded by the coding sequence ATGAAGCTTTGCCGCCGGATCGGCCTCGGCCTGCTTGCCGCCACGGCTCTTGCCTTTGCCCTGCCGACCGCCGCCCAGGATTATCCGAACCGCGTCATCACCATGGTCGTGCCCTTCGCGGCCGGCGGGCCGACCGACACGGTGGCGCGGCTGATCGCCGAGCCGATGAGCAAGACCCTCGGCCAGCAGGTGATCGTCGAGAATGTCGGCGGCGCCGGCGGCACCATCGGCGCCTCGCGCGTCGCCAAGGCCGAAGCCGACGGCTACACCCTGCTGCTGCACCATATCGGGCAGGCGACCAGCGCCACGCTGTACCGCAACCTCGACTACAAGCCGGGCGAGGCCTTCGCCGGCATCGGCCTGGTCACCGACGTGCCGATGACCTTCGTCGCCCGCGGCGATTTCGAGGCGAAGTCGATGCAGGAGCTGGTGGAGTACGCCAAGTCGCACAAGGACGACGTGACGATCGCCAATGCCGGCGTCGGATCCGCCTCGCATCTCTGCGGCATGCTGTTCATGGATGCGATCGGCACGCCGCTGACCACCGTCGCCTACAAGGGCACCGGCCCGGCGATGAACGACCTGCTGGGCGGCGTGTTCGACTTCATGTGCGACCAGACCACCAACACGACCAGCCAGATCAAGGGCGGCAAGATCAAGGTCTACGCCGTCACCACCGACAAGCGGGTGCCGTCGCTGCCGGACGTGCCGACCACCACCGAGGCCGGGCTGCCCAATTTCAGGATCGGCATCTGGCACGGGCTCTACGCGCCGAAGGGCACGCCCCAGCCGGTGATCGACAAGCTCGAGGCCGCGCTGAAGCAGGCGCTGCAGGACCCGAACGTGGTCGCCCGCTTCGCCGATCTGGGCACCGAGCCGGTGCCGCTCGACCAGGCCACCCCGGCGGCGCTCGACGCCCATCTCAAGGCCGAGATCGCCAAGTGGCAGCCGGTGATCACGGCCGCCGGCGTCTACGCCGATTGA
- a CDS encoding tripartite tricarboxylate transporter TctB family protein, with product MRLSIRHPKDFWSGLIFLALAIGFGWIAQGYSMGRAIKMGPGYFPIVLAGILALIGLITLLRSFVLEGEGVGQWAWRGGAIVLGAMLLFGLLLRGGGLAVSVPVVVLVGAAASVRFRAPVAAAAAVAMTLFCIAVFIWGLGLPIPVFGRWFGS from the coding sequence ATGCGCCTCTCCATCCGTCATCCCAAGGACTTCTGGTCCGGGCTGATCTTCCTGGCCCTGGCGATCGGCTTCGGCTGGATCGCCCAGGGCTATTCCATGGGCCGCGCCATCAAGATGGGGCCGGGCTATTTCCCGATCGTGCTGGCCGGGATCCTGGCCCTGATCGGGCTGATCACCCTGCTGCGATCCTTCGTGCTGGAGGGCGAGGGCGTCGGCCAGTGGGCCTGGCGCGGCGGGGCGATCGTGCTGGGGGCGATGCTGCTGTTCGGCCTGCTGCTGCGCGGCGGCGGCCTCGCCGTCTCGGTGCCGGTGGTGGTCCTCGTCGGCGCCGCCGCGAGCGTCCGGTTCCGGGCGCCGGTGGCGGCCGCCGCCGCGGTCGCCATGACCCTTTTCTGCATCGCCGTCTTCATCTGGGGGCTCGGCCTGCCGATCCCCGTCTTCGGCCGCTGGTTCGGGAGCTGA
- a CDS encoding tripartite tricarboxylate transporter permease, with protein sequence MDLLHDLILGFSVAFTPTNLAYCFVGVLLGTLVGVLPGLGPTATIAMLLPATFVLPPIAALIMLAGIYYGSQYGGSTTAILINLPGESASVVTAIDGYQMAKQGRAGAALAAAGIGSFFAGTVATLLIALFAPPLAAVALKFGPAEYFSLMVLGLVASVALAHGSVLKALGMIALGLLLGLVGQDVETGTPRYTFGIPELSQGINFVAISMGLFGIAEIIRNLEAEHLRDVMVRKVSGLLPTRQEARRMAPAILRGTTLGSILGILPGGGSILSSFAAYSLEKKLSRRPQEFGKGAIEGVAGPESANNAGAQTSFIPMLTLGIPPTPVMALMVGAMIIKGIQPGPMVMTEQPDLFWGLIASMWIGNFFLIVLNLPLIGIWVRLLKVPYHLLFPAILAFCCIGVYSLNNNVFDVYLTVVFGLVGYILVKLDCEPAPLLLGFILGPMMEENLRRAMLLARGDATVFLTRPISAVLLLLTVGVLLVMVSPAIRRKREEAFQEEAG encoded by the coding sequence ATGGATCTCCTGCACGACCTGATCCTCGGCTTCAGCGTCGCCTTCACGCCGACCAATCTCGCCTACTGCTTCGTCGGGGTGCTGCTCGGCACGCTGGTCGGGGTGCTGCCGGGCCTGGGCCCGACCGCGACCATCGCCATGCTGCTGCCGGCCACCTTCGTGCTGCCGCCGATCGCCGCCCTGATCATGCTGGCCGGCATCTATTACGGCTCGCAATACGGCGGCTCGACCACCGCGATCCTGATCAACCTGCCGGGCGAATCGGCGTCGGTGGTGACCGCGATCGACGGCTACCAGATGGCCAAGCAGGGCCGGGCGGGCGCCGCCTTGGCCGCCGCCGGCATCGGCTCCTTCTTCGCCGGCACCGTCGCCACCTTGCTGATCGCGCTGTTCGCGCCGCCCCTGGCCGCCGTCGCGCTGAAGTTCGGACCGGCGGAGTACTTCTCGCTGATGGTCCTGGGCCTCGTCGCCTCGGTCGCCCTGGCGCACGGCTCGGTCCTGAAGGCGCTGGGCATGATCGCGCTCGGCCTCCTGCTCGGCCTGGTCGGGCAGGATGTCGAGACCGGCACGCCGCGCTACACCTTCGGCATCCCCGAGCTGTCGCAGGGCATCAACTTCGTCGCCATCTCGATGGGGCTGTTCGGCATCGCCGAGATCATCCGCAACCTGGAGGCCGAGCACCTGCGCGACGTCATGGTGCGCAAGGTCTCTGGGTTGCTGCCGACGCGGCAGGAGGCGCGGCGCATGGCCCCGGCGATCCTGCGCGGCACCACGCTGGGCTCGATCCTCGGCATCCTGCCGGGCGGCGGCTCGATCCTGTCCTCCTTCGCCGCCTATTCGCTGGAGAAGAAGCTGTCGCGCCGGCCGCAGGAGTTCGGGAAGGGCGCGATCGAGGGCGTGGCCGGGCCGGAATCGGCCAACAACGCCGGCGCCCAGACCTCCTTCATCCCGATGCTGACGCTCGGCATCCCGCCGACGCCGGTGATGGCGCTGATGGTCGGCGCCATGATCATCAAGGGCATCCAGCCGGGCCCGATGGTGATGACCGAGCAGCCGGACCTGTTCTGGGGCCTGATCGCCTCGATGTGGATCGGCAACTTCTTCCTGATCGTGCTGAACCTGCCGCTGATCGGCATCTGGGTGCGGCTGCTGAAGGTGCCGTACCACCTGCTGTTCCCGGCGATCCTGGCCTTCTGCTGCATCGGGGTCTACAGCCTCAACAACAACGTCTTCGACGTCTACCTGACGGTGGTCTTCGGCCTGGTCGGCTACATCCTGGTGAAGCTGGACTGCGAGCCGGCGCCGCTGCTGCTCGGCTTCATCCTGGGGCCGATGATGGAGGAGAACCTGCGCCGCGCCATGCTGCTGGCGCGCGGCGACGCCACGGTGTTCCTCACCCGGCCGATCAGCGCCGTGCTGCTGCTGCTGACCGTCGGCGTGCTGCTGGTGATGGTCAGCCCGGCGATCCGCCGCAAGCGCGAGGAGGCGTTCCAGGAGGAGGCAGGGTAG
- a CDS encoding amidase codes for MTSLADLSAVDLVARYRDRSLSPVEVTEAVLQRIEAWEPKLQALWALDPAGARAAARESAARWAEGRPLGPVDGVPVTIKENIATRGVPVPVGTAATPLGPAADDAPPAARLRESGAVILAKTTMPDYGMLSSGLSSFHKLARNPWDLSTNPGGSSAGAGAAAAAGYGPIHVGTDIGGSIRLPAGWCGIVGLKPSLGRIPIDPPYVGRVAGPMTRTVADAALAMSVLARPDGRDGMSLPPADIDWSDLAIDPKGLRIGLMMEIGAGLGLDPEVGEAVTAAARLLEAAGAVVEPVPAILTREMLDGLDDFWRARSWDDVEKLPEESRAKILPYIRAWAESGARRSGLAVIRGFNQTMAIRKAAAALFASLDFVLSPTAPVARFPAEWASPVDDPEKPFEHIGYTVPWNMSEQPAVSINCGYTRAGAPIGLQIVGRRFDDLGVLRLAKAYEDRRGPQRPWPVL; via the coding sequence ATGACCTCGCTTGCCGATCTCTCCGCCGTCGATCTCGTCGCCCGCTACCGCGACCGCAGCCTGTCGCCGGTCGAGGTGACCGAGGCGGTGCTGCAGCGGATCGAGGCCTGGGAGCCGAAGCTGCAGGCGCTGTGGGCGCTGGACCCGGCCGGTGCCCGCGCCGCCGCCAGGGAGTCGGCCGCGCGCTGGGCCGAGGGGCGGCCGCTCGGCCCGGTCGACGGCGTGCCGGTGACGATCAAGGAGAACATCGCGACCAGGGGCGTGCCGGTGCCGGTCGGCACCGCCGCGACGCCGCTGGGCCCGGCCGCCGATGACGCGCCGCCCGCCGCCCGGCTGCGCGAATCCGGCGCCGTGATCCTGGCCAAGACCACCATGCCGGATTACGGCATGCTGTCCTCCGGCCTCTCCAGCTTCCACAAGCTGGCCCGCAACCCCTGGGACCTGTCGACCAATCCGGGCGGCTCCAGCGCCGGGGCCGGAGCGGCAGCCGCGGCCGGCTACGGGCCGATCCATGTCGGCACCGACATCGGCGGGTCGATCCGGCTGCCGGCCGGCTGGTGCGGCATCGTCGGACTGAAGCCCAGCCTGGGGCGGATCCCGATCGACCCGCCCTATGTCGGCCGCGTCGCCGGGCCGATGACGCGGACGGTGGCCGACGCGGCGCTGGCCATGTCGGTGCTGGCGCGGCCGGACGGGCGCGACGGCATGAGCCTGCCGCCGGCCGACATCGACTGGTCCGACCTGGCGATCGACCCGAAGGGGCTGCGCATCGGCCTGATGATGGAGATCGGCGCCGGCCTGGGGCTGGACCCGGAGGTGGGAGAGGCGGTGACCGCCGCCGCCCGGCTGCTGGAGGCGGCGGGCGCGGTGGTCGAGCCGGTGCCGGCGATCCTGACCCGCGAGATGCTGGACGGCCTCGATGATTTCTGGCGGGCCCGGTCCTGGGACGATGTCGAGAAGCTGCCGGAGGAAAGCCGGGCGAAGATCCTGCCCTATATCCGCGCCTGGGCGGAATCGGGGGCGCGGCGTTCCGGCCTCGCCGTGATCCGCGGCTTCAACCAGACCATGGCGATCCGCAAGGCGGCCGCCGCGCTGTTCGCCTCGCTGGATTTCGTGCTGTCGCCGACCGCGCCGGTCGCCCGCTTCCCGGCGGAGTGGGCCTCGCCGGTCGACGACCCGGAGAAGCCGTTCGAGCATATCGGCTACACCGTGCCCTGGAACATGTCGGAGCAGCCGGCGGTGTCGATCAACTGCGGCTATACGCGGGCCGGGGCGCCGATCGGGCTGCAGATCGTCGGCCGGCGCTTCGACGACCTCGGCGTGCTGCGCCTGGCCAAGGCTTATGAGGATCGCCGCGGCCCGCAGCGGCCCTGGCCAGTGCTGTAA
- a CDS encoding extracellular solute-binding protein produces the protein MRIVTALLLVLALAAPAVVRAEEPAASHALALFGQPKYPAGFAHFDYADPDAPKGGSLVLSTVGTFDTLNVIPDTTWPRSIGLLNDSLMVESQDESGVYYGLLAESVTVPDDAAWAIFTLRPEARWHDGVPVTAEDVVWSWETVRDKAEPFLKSFFRDVTGAEALDDRRVRFTFASRNTRKPIGQVANSLPVLPKHWWTSNGRDVGQGTVEPPLGSGPYRIASVDPGRTLTWERVPDYWGRDLPVNRGQWNFDRIRYDYYRDRDAEFEAFKGGNSDFRQEFTSLFWATGYDIPAARDGRLIRAEIASEDPRGMQGYFFNLRRAPFSDPKVREALGWLYDFEWVNKTLFSGLYDRLTSYFNAEGFRSSGVPEGEEKALLEPFRGQVPDALFDTPFALPKTDGSGNMRDNIRTALRLLKEAGWEQRDGVMTNIATGEPMRFEILDDTPQFERVTQPFIERLRQVGIQASLRIVDAAQFQQRYKSFDFDVTIFAYTFYPPPGSELRTYFGSEAAGIDGSGNLMGIRNPVVDALIDKVVAARDLSSLQVATRALDRVLLWNRYLIPQWGKADAWVAYWNRFGQPKTQPSHRFGDPNGIAFPSTWWIDPAKDAALNRASR, from the coding sequence ATGCGCATCGTCACCGCCCTCCTGCTCGTCCTCGCCCTCGCGGCCCCGGCCGTCGTTCGCGCGGAGGAGCCGGCGGCGAGCCATGCCCTGGCCCTGTTCGGCCAGCCGAAATACCCGGCCGGCTTCGCCCATTTCGACTATGCCGACCCGGACGCGCCGAAGGGCGGCAGCCTAGTGCTGAGCACGGTCGGCACCTTCGACACGCTGAACGTCATCCCCGACACGACATGGCCACGGTCGATCGGTCTGCTCAATGATTCGCTGATGGTGGAGAGCCAGGACGAATCCGGGGTCTATTACGGCCTGCTGGCGGAGAGCGTGACGGTTCCGGACGACGCCGCCTGGGCGATCTTCACCTTGCGGCCGGAAGCGCGCTGGCACGACGGCGTGCCGGTGACGGCCGAGGACGTGGTGTGGAGCTGGGAAACGGTGCGCGACAAGGCCGAGCCGTTCCTGAAGTCCTTCTTCCGCGACGTCACCGGCGCGGAAGCGCTGGACGACCGCCGGGTGCGCTTCACCTTCGCCAGCCGCAACACCCGCAAGCCGATCGGCCAGGTGGCGAACTCGCTGCCGGTCCTGCCGAAGCACTGGTGGACCTCGAACGGCCGCGATGTCGGCCAGGGCACGGTCGAGCCGCCGCTCGGCAGCGGCCCCTACCGCATCGCCTCGGTCGATCCCGGCCGGACCCTGACGTGGGAGCGGGTGCCGGACTATTGGGGCCGCGACCTGCCGGTGAACCGCGGCCAGTGGAATTTCGATCGCATCCGCTACGACTATTACCGCGACCGCGACGCCGAGTTCGAGGCGTTCAAGGGCGGCAACTCCGACTTCCGGCAGGAGTTCACCTCGCTGTTCTGGGCCACCGGCTACGACATCCCGGCGGCGCGCGACGGGCGCCTCATCCGCGCCGAAATCGCCAGCGAGGATCCTCGCGGCATGCAGGGATACTTCTTCAATCTGCGCCGGGCCCCCTTCTCCGATCCCAAGGTGCGCGAGGCGCTGGGCTGGCTGTACGATTTCGAGTGGGTGAACAAGACCCTGTTCTCCGGCCTGTACGACCGGCTGACCAGCTACTTCAACGCCGAGGGCTTCCGTTCCTCCGGCGTGCCGGAGGGCGAGGAGAAGGCGCTGCTGGAGCCGTTCCGCGGCCAGGTGCCGGATGCGCTGTTCGACACCCCCTTCGCCCTGCCGAAGACGGATGGCAGCGGCAACATGCGCGACAACATTCGCACCGCGCTGCGCCTGTTGAAGGAGGCGGGGTGGGAGCAGCGCGACGGGGTGATGACCAACATCGCCACCGGCGAGCCGATGCGGTTCGAGATCCTCGACGACACACCGCAGTTCGAGCGGGTGACCCAGCCCTTCATCGAACGGCTGCGGCAGGTGGGCATCCAGGCGAGCCTGCGCATCGTCGACGCGGCGCAGTTCCAGCAACGCTACAAGAGCTTCGATTTCGACGTCACGATCTTCGCCTACACCTTCTATCCCCCGCCGGGCAGCGAACTGCGCACCTATTTCGGCTCCGAGGCGGCGGGCATCGACGGCTCCGGCAACCTGATGGGGATCCGCAACCCGGTGGTGGACGCGCTGATCGACAAGGTCGTGGCCGCCCGCGACCTGTCGTCGCTGCAGGTTGCGACCCGCGCGCTCGATCGCGTGTTGTTGTGGAACCGCTACCTGATCCCGCAATGGGGCAAGGCCGACGCCTGGGTGGCCTACTGGAACCGCTTCGGCCAGCCGAAGACGCAGCCGTCGCACCGCTTCGGCGACCCCAATGGGATCGCGTTCCCCTCGACCTGGTGGATCGATCCGGCGAAAGATGCGGCGCTGAACCGGGCAAGTCGATGA
- the nudC gene encoding NAD(+) diphosphatase: MLRPNFYVHPSLDRAGRYRRDTEWIARVTVSEHTRILPVWQGRNLIAGPPEAPQAAYLPATEAWWREAAAEVVMLGVNGDVTYLAVDVSGVADPAADPILAGMGSFLDLRAVGPLLPHDEGALLAYARGMVWWHSRHRFCGVCGHPTASSDAGHRRDCTNPDCRTQHFPRTDPAVIMLIHDGDRVLLGRQKAWPPGMHSVLAGFLEPGESLEDAVKREVLEEAGIRVDDVRYHSSQPWPFPQSLMVGFTGRAVTAELQVDEDELESAAWFERDWLRRHVDDESFRRPRRDSIARRLLEDWLAEE, encoded by the coding sequence ATGCTGCGCCCGAACTTCTACGTCCATCCGTCGCTCGACCGCGCCGGCCGCTACCGCCGCGACACCGAGTGGATAGCCCGCGTCACGGTCAGCGAGCACACCCGGATCCTGCCGGTATGGCAGGGCCGCAACCTGATCGCCGGGCCGCCGGAGGCGCCGCAGGCCGCCTATCTTCCGGCGACCGAGGCCTGGTGGCGCGAGGCCGCGGCCGAGGTCGTGATGCTGGGCGTCAACGGCGACGTCACCTATCTCGCGGTCGATGTCAGCGGCGTCGCGGATCCGGCCGCGGACCCGATTCTGGCCGGGATGGGCAGCTTCCTCGACCTGCGCGCCGTGGGGCCGCTGCTGCCGCATGACGAGGGCGCCCTCCTGGCCTATGCCCGCGGCATGGTCTGGTGGCACTCGCGCCACCGCTTCTGCGGCGTCTGCGGCCACCCGACGGCCAGCAGCGACGCCGGCCACCGCCGCGACTGCACCAACCCCGACTGCCGCACCCAGCATTTCCCGCGCACCGACCCGGCGGTGATCATGCTGATCCATGACGGCGACCGGGTGCTGCTGGGCCGCCAGAAGGCCTGGCCGCCCGGCATGCATTCGGTGCTGGCCGGGTTCCTGGAGCCGGGCGAGAGCCTGGAGGACGCGGTCAAGCGCGAGGTGCTGGAGGAGGCCGGCATCCGGGTCGACGACGTCCGCTATCACTCCAGCCAGCCCTGGCCCTTCCCGCAGTCGCTGATGGTCGGCTTCACCGGCCGCGCCGTGACCGCCGAGCTGCAGGTCGACGAGGACGAGCTGGAATCGGCCGCCTGGTTCGAGCGCGATTGGCTGCGCCGCCATGTCGACGACGAATCGTTCCGCCGGCCCCGCCGCGACAGCATCGCCCGGCGCCTGCTGGAGGACTGGCTGGCGGAGGAGTAG
- a CDS encoding 3-deoxy-manno-octulosonate cytidylyltransferase codes for MSPSAASNPIVVIPARLAATRLPNKPLADIHGEPMIVHVWRRSVAAGLGPVVVACGDTPIAEAIEAAGGTAVLTDPDLPSGSDRIAQALRSIDPDGRHDIVVNVQGDLPTLDPALPRAAVALLDDPAVDIGTLAAVIVREEEKTNPAIVKAIVEREEGARTGRAFYFTRTTAPSGEGPLLHHIGLYAYRRAALERYVTLPPAALERREKLEQLRALTAGMRIDVAIVDTVPLGVDTQEELERARRLLAEGTAR; via the coding sequence ATGAGCCCATCCGCCGCCTCCAACCCCATCGTCGTCATCCCCGCGCGCCTGGCCGCGACCCGCCTGCCGAACAAGCCGCTGGCCGACATCCATGGCGAGCCGATGATCGTCCATGTCTGGCGCCGCTCGGTCGCGGCCGGCCTCGGCCCCGTGGTGGTCGCCTGCGGCGACACGCCGATCGCCGAGGCGATCGAGGCGGCGGGCGGCACCGCGGTGCTGACCGACCCGGACCTGCCCTCGGGCTCCGACCGCATCGCCCAGGCGCTGCGCAGCATCGACCCCGACGGCCGCCATGACATCGTGGTCAACGTTCAGGGCGACCTGCCGACGCTGGATCCCGCCCTGCCGCGGGCCGCGGTGGCGCTGCTGGACGACCCTGCGGTCGATATCGGCACGCTGGCCGCGGTGATCGTGCGCGAGGAGGAGAAGACCAATCCCGCCATCGTCAAGGCGATCGTCGAGCGGGAGGAGGGGGCGCGGACCGGCCGCGCCTTCTACTTCACCCGGACCACGGCGCCGTCGGGCGAGGGGCCGCTGCTGCACCATATCGGCCTCTACGCCTATCGCCGGGCGGCGCTGGAGCGCTACGTGACGCTGCCGCCCGCGGCGCTGGAGCGGCGCGAGAAGCTGGAGCAACTGCGGGCGCTGACCGCCGGGATGCGGATCGACGTCGCCATCGTCGACACCGTGCCGCTCGGCGTCGACACCCAGGAGGAACTGGAGCGCGCCCGGCGCCTGCTGGCGGAAGGAACCGCGCGATGA
- a CDS encoding cytochrome c family protein, with the protein MEFNKIFAAVLLAGIIGMATGIVADVLVSPEPLKENAFKVDTSAVATAPAAGAEQAGPSIPPIAPLLASADPAKGQQLSKACTACHTFEKGGANKVGPNQWNLVDAPMGHKEDFNYSAAIKKKHEEGAKWTYEELNEFLAGPKAHIPGTTMTYAGMKSEKDRADLIAWLRTNADTPAPLPSPDAAPAGGAAPAGGEAPAGGSEQAPKSGG; encoded by the coding sequence ATGGAATTCAATAAAATATTCGCTGCTGTCCTGCTGGCCGGCATCATCGGAATGGCGACCGGCATCGTTGCCGACGTCCTGGTCTCGCCGGAACCGCTGAAGGAAAACGCATTCAAGGTCGACACCAGCGCCGTCGCCACCGCGCCGGCCGCCGGCGCCGAGCAGGCCGGGCCGTCGATCCCGCCGATCGCGCCGCTGCTGGCCAGCGCCGACCCGGCCAAGGGGCAGCAGCTGTCCAAGGCCTGCACCGCCTGCCACACCTTCGAGAAGGGCGGCGCCAACAAGGTCGGCCCGAACCAGTGGAACCTGGTCGACGCGCCGATGGGCCACAAGGAAGACTTCAACTACTCGGCCGCGATCAAGAAGAAGCACGAGGAAGGCGCGAAATGGACCTATGAGGAGCTGAACGAGTTCCTCGCCGGCCCGAAGGCGCACATCCCGGGCACGACCATGACCTATGCCGGGATGAAGAGCGAGAAGGACCGTGCCGACCTGATCGCCTGGCTGCGCACCAACGCCGACACGCCCGCACCGCTGCCGAGCCCGGATGCCGCCCCCGCAGGCGGTGCCGCCCCGGCGGGCGGCGAGGCGCCGGCCGGCGGGTCGGAACAGGCGCCGAAGAGCGGCGGCTGA
- a CDS encoding prephenate dehydratase gives MTRAKRISFQGWPGANSDMASRQAFPDAETVPCPSFEEALAAVHDGRADLGMIPIENSIAGRVADMHHLLPESGLHIIGEHFLRVNHQLVAVPGAKLADIHEVHSHVQALGQCRQWLRARGLKPVNHADTAGAARMVAERGDPAIAAISSRLAAEIYKLEILAGDIEDAEHNTTRFVVLSRDPVRPKPNNGPVMTSFVFEVRSVPAALYKALGGFATNGVNITKLESYMLGGRFSQTQFYADVEGHPDDQPLRFALEELQFFTRNFHLLGVYPAHPFRRDPSQIAADE, from the coding sequence ATGACCCGCGCCAAGAGGATCTCGTTCCAGGGCTGGCCCGGGGCCAATTCCGACATGGCGTCGCGCCAGGCCTTCCCGGATGCGGAGACGGTGCCGTGCCCGTCCTTCGAGGAGGCGCTGGCGGCCGTGCATGACGGCCGCGCCGATCTCGGCATGATCCCGATCGAGAACTCGATCGCCGGCCGCGTCGCCGACATGCACCACCTGCTGCCGGAATCGGGCCTGCACATCATCGGCGAGCACTTCCTGCGGGTGAACCACCAGCTGGTGGCGGTGCCCGGCGCGAAGCTGGCGGATATCCATGAGGTGCACAGCCATGTCCAGGCGCTGGGCCAGTGCCGGCAGTGGCTGCGGGCCCGCGGGCTGAAGCCGGTCAACCATGCCGACACCGCCGGCGCCGCGCGCATGGTGGCCGAGCGGGGCGACCCCGCCATTGCCGCCATCTCCAGCCGGCTGGCGGCGGAGATCTACAAACTGGAGATCCTGGCCGGCGACATCGAGGATGCTGAGCACAACACCACCCGCTTCGTCGTGCTGTCGCGCGACCCGGTGCGGCCGAAGCCGAACAACGGCCCGGTGATGACCAGCTTCGTGTTCGAGGTGCGGTCGGTGCCGGCCGCCCTCTACAAGGCGCTGGGCGGCTTCGCCACCAACGGCGTGAACATCACCAAGCTCGAGAGCTACATGCTGGGCGGCCGGTTCAGCCAGACCCAGTTCTACGCCGACGTCGAAGGCCATCCGGACGACCAGCCGCTGCGCTTCGCGCTGGAGGAGCTGCAGTTCTTCACCCGCAACTTCCACCTGCTCGGCGTCTACCCGGCCCACCCCTTCCGCCGCGACCCGAGCCAGATCGCTGCCGACGAGTGA